One window of Mesorhizobium loti R88b genomic DNA carries:
- the cobG gene encoding precorrin-3B synthase codes for MNAFSRRGACPALSAPMQTGDGLLVRLNPVAGGLSPKLLIGLAESALRHGNGIMEVTARGSLQIRGLTAERTALLAAEVDALGIAVRIGVPVETGPLAGIDPQEIADPWPLAERIRVAIEEAGLTTRLGPKVSVIVDGGGQLTMDAVTADIRLKAMRADAGVLWTVSVAVDGQRAKRLATVEDDAARDITVAALRMVAEKGRDAHGRDLSERQLASLAGWLLTGLREAPPSVLPDISPTRGEIGLSSPASPITNVAEGAPAPKLPISPPVGEMSGRTEGGAVERSRPPIGLFDLNTGHALGIGLPFGSMPAQNLIDLASQASELGTSEIRLAPGRALLFLGQPSAANHPLQTTAATLGFVTSPTDPRTRIAACPGTPACASGHIATRDIAETIAAENADILDFTLHISGCAKGCAHPGPAALTIVGGENGAGLVVNATAKALPAGYRPGYDAARGVSRVAAVIRSARYQGETAAHCLTRLGPAAIAEAYRQAQTEKRK; via the coding sequence ATGAACGCCTTTTCAAGGCGCGGCGCCTGCCCGGCTTTGTCGGCGCCGATGCAGACGGGCGATGGCCTGCTGGTGCGGCTGAACCCGGTCGCTGGAGGCTTATCGCCCAAACTTTTGATCGGACTGGCCGAATCCGCCTTGCGGCATGGCAACGGCATCATGGAAGTCACCGCTCGCGGCAGCCTGCAGATACGTGGACTAACGGCGGAAAGAACTGCACTGCTGGCGGCGGAGGTCGATGCGCTGGGCATTGCCGTGCGTATCGGGGTGCCGGTCGAGACCGGGCCGCTGGCCGGAATCGACCCGCAGGAGATTGCCGATCCGTGGCCGCTGGCTGAGCGGATCAGGGTGGCGATTGAAGAGGCAGGGCTGACGACGAGGCTGGGGCCGAAGGTCTCGGTGATTGTCGACGGCGGTGGGCAACTGACGATGGATGCTGTGACGGCCGACATCAGGCTGAAGGCGATGCGAGCCGACGCTGGCGTCCTGTGGACTGTATCTGTCGCTGTTGATGGCCAAAGGGCGAAACGGCTTGCGACGGTTGAGGACGATGCAGCACGCGATATTACTGTCGCGGCCCTCCGAATGGTTGCCGAGAAGGGCCGTGACGCCCATGGGAGGGATTTGTCCGAGAGGCAACTGGCGTCTCTCGCAGGTTGGCTTTTGACAGGTTTGCGCGAGGCGCCGCCCTCTGTCCTGCCGGACATCTCCCCCACGAGGGGGGAGATTGGGCTGTCATCGCCGGCTTCGCCAATCACCAACGTTGCAGAAGGAGCGCCGGCGCCGAAGCTGCCAATCTCCCCACCCGTGGGGGAGATGTCCGGCAGGACAGAGGGGGGCGCCGTAGAGCGCTCCCGCCCGCCGATTGGCCTCTTCGACTTGAACACCGGCCACGCCCTCGGCATCGGCCTACCCTTCGGCAGTATGCCAGCGCAAAACCTCATAGACCTTGCCAGCCAAGCCTCCGAACTTGGCACCTCAGAAATCCGCCTCGCCCCAGGCCGTGCCCTCCTCTTCCTCGGCCAACCATCAGCCGCCAACCACCCCCTCCAAACCACAGCCGCCACCCTCGGCTTCGTAACCTCCCCCACCGACCCGCGCACCCGCATCGCCGCCTGCCCCGGAACACCGGCCTGCGCCTCCGGCCACATTGCCACGCGCGACATCGCCGAAACCATCGCCGCCGAAAACGCTGACATTCTCGACTTCACCCTGCACATTTCCGGCTGCGCCAAGGGCTGCGCGCATCCAGGCCCAGCGGCGCTGACAATCGTCGGCGGCGAAAATGGGGCCGGACTTGTCGTGAACGCGACGGCAAAGGCCCTTCCTGCCGGCTACAGGCCGGGCTATGACGCCGCGCGCGGTGTCAGTCGCGTCGCGGCAGTGATCCGCAGCGCACGATATCAAGGCGAGACCGCAGCCCACTGCCTGACAAGGCTCGGGCCGGCGGCAATCGCCGAGGCTTACCGACAGGCCCAAACTGAAAAACGGAAATGA
- the cobN gene encoding cobaltochelatase subunit CobN, which translates to MHILATTSASLDDLAEPIDLRQTPADIVALSFTDSDLAGLAAAWKVDAGSLPSMRLAALRDLRHPMSVDLWVDSVARHAKIILVRILGGYDWWRYGCDQLASTARERGIKLALLPGESHDEDLRLIEASTLPRLELDALLGYFREGGPANMSALVQRLAGLAGGEATVSAPVAVPKAGFYEPGRGVVERLDLSNAGVDNINARVIPILFYRSMLLAADVAPIDALFEALRQRGIAPIPIFVSSLKDPTSLAFVETALATLNPAAIITATAFASGAEPGVETLFDRAGVPVFQVIVATTRRDVWENNQRGLAPADLAMHVVLPELDGRILAGAISFKGESEVDPALGHRAFANRPEPDRIAQVADRVAAFIRLQETPRADRKLAILIPDYPSAPGRTGYAVGLDVPSSVLAMLHDLSEQGYGVEGIPQSPRALLDLLERGDGGLGLDDYLRFSKELPIEAMTAVEGAWGEAKDETGLRKAPPSVLPEGGASHRPSRPTSERHFPFRAATFGNVTVALPPDRGRSADRRADYHDPTLPPRHALLAFGLWLRKSLGVHALIHVGAHGTLEWLPGKTVALSQNCFPEIVTGPLPVIYPFIVSNPGEAAQAKRRIAAVTLGHLPPPLAGAGLDENQHKLERLVDEYAQADGLDRRRRDRLAKLIVETAQKTGLAAEAGVATTDAPDEALRRIDAWLCDLKDFAIKDGLHIYGRAAESEPDAMRVQSAEAEKTALLAALDGRHVKAGPAGAPARGRSDVLPTGRNLFTSDPRTMPTPTAYDLGKVAAEEVVRGYMQSHGDWPRSLVIDLWGSASLRTGGEEIAQGLALMGCRPQWDAATGRITGIEVLPPATLGRPRVDVTWRISGLFRDMFPTQIALIDAAANAVAARDEDDSENPLAAKTRADGKISPRIFGTSPGTYGAGVEDLLSRGDWRAREEIGRAYLDATSHAYGGAEGEGIASPGAFETRIAEADLLVHTGDDPGRDILEGSADVAFIGGFSAALAALGRNADVIVLDTTDPQKPKPRSVSEAVSRVVRARAVNARFIAGQMRHGPRGASEFAETVDRLVGFAETTHAISGSLIEAVHDAYVGDPLVRAFILRENPAAAKVIAERFLSARRRGLWHPLRNSIDDDLAALIAEAEALGVAA; encoded by the coding sequence ATGCACATACTCGCCACCACGTCCGCCTCGCTCGACGATCTCGCCGAGCCGATCGATCTGCGGCAGACGCCGGCGGATATCGTGGCGCTGTCCTTCACCGACAGCGATCTCGCCGGACTGGCGGCCGCGTGGAAGGTCGATGCCGGCAGCCTGCCCTCGATGCGGCTGGCCGCTCTGCGCGACCTGCGCCACCCGATGTCGGTTGATCTCTGGGTCGACAGCGTGGCGCGCCACGCCAAAATCATCCTGGTCCGCATCCTCGGCGGCTACGACTGGTGGCGCTATGGCTGCGACCAGCTTGCCTCGACAGCCCGCGAACGCGGCATCAAGCTGGCTTTGCTTCCGGGTGAAAGCCATGACGAGGACCTCAGACTGATCGAAGCCTCAACGCTGCCGCGCCTGGAATTGGACGCGCTGCTCGGCTATTTCCGCGAGGGTGGCCCGGCCAATATGAGCGCGCTGGTTCAGCGATTGGCAGGCTTGGCTGGAGGGGAAGCAACGGTTTCGGCGCCGGTTGCAGTGCCGAAGGCCGGATTTTACGAGCCTGGGCGCGGAGTTGTGGAACGACTGGATCTTTCAAACGCCGGCGTTGACAACATCAACGCTCGTGTCATCCCCATCCTGTTCTATCGCTCGATGCTGCTCGCCGCCGACGTCGCGCCGATCGACGCGCTTTTTGAAGCGCTCCGCCAGCGCGGCATCGCCCCGATCCCCATCTTCGTCTCCAGCCTGAAAGACCCGACCTCCCTCGCCTTCGTCGAAACCGCGCTGGCCACGCTAAACCCCGCCGCCATCATCACCGCGACCGCTTTCGCCTCCGGTGCTGAACCCGGCGTCGAAACCCTGTTCGACCGCGCCGGCGTGCCCGTCTTCCAGGTCATCGTCGCCACCACCCGCCGCGATGTCTGGGAAAACAACCAGCGCGGCCTGGCGCCTGCCGACCTTGCCATGCATGTCGTACTGCCCGAACTCGACGGCCGCATCCTCGCCGGAGCGATTTCCTTCAAGGGCGAGAGCGAAGTTGATCCGGCGCTTGGTCACCGCGCTTTCGCCAACCGGCCGGAGCCGGACCGGATCGCGCAGGTGGCTGATCGCGTCGCGGCGTTCATTCGCCTGCAGGAGACGCCCCGCGCCGACCGAAAGCTGGCTATCCTGATCCCCGATTACCCAAGCGCGCCTGGCCGTACCGGCTATGCCGTCGGTCTCGACGTGCCGTCCAGCGTGCTCGCCATGCTGCATGACCTCAGCGAACAGGGCTATGGCGTTGAGGGGATTCCGCAATCGCCGCGCGCGCTGCTGGATTTGCTCGAGCGAGGCGATGGTGGGCTGGGGCTGGACGACTATCTGCGCTTCTCGAAGGAATTGCCGATTGAGGCAATGACTGCGGTCGAAGGCGCTTGGGGCGAGGCAAAAGACGAGACAGGGTTGCGCAAGGCGCCCCCCTCTGTCCTGCCAGAGGGGGGTGCCTCGCACCGACCTTCTCGGCCAACAAGCGAAAGACACTTCCCCTTCCGCGCCGCTACCTTCGGCAACGTCACGGTCGCCCTGCCCCCCGACCGCGGCCGCTCCGCCGACCGCCGCGCGGACTACCACGACCCGACGCTCCCGCCGCGCCATGCCCTGCTCGCCTTCGGACTGTGGCTGCGCAAGTCGCTCGGCGTCCACGCCCTGATCCATGTCGGCGCCCACGGCACGCTGGAATGGCTGCCCGGCAAGACGGTCGCGCTCTCGCAAAACTGCTTCCCCGAGATCGTCACGGGTCCCCTGCCCGTCATCTATCCCTTCATCGTCTCCAATCCCGGCGAGGCCGCGCAGGCCAAGCGGCGCATCGCTGCCGTCACGCTTGGCCATCTGCCGCCACCGTTGGCCGGCGCTGGGCTGGACGAAAACCAGCACAAACTTGAACGCCTGGTCGACGAATACGCCCAGGCCGACGGCCTCGACCGCCGTCGCCGCGACCGTCTGGCGAAACTGATTGTCGAGACTGCGCAAAAGACGGGCCTCGCTGCTGAAGCCGGCGTCGCCACGACCGATGCGCCTGACGAAGCGCTGCGCCGCATCGATGCCTGGCTCTGCGACCTCAAGGATTTCGCCATCAAGGACGGGCTGCACATCTATGGCCGTGCGGCCGAGAGCGAACCCGATGCCATGCGCGTCCAAAGCGCTGAGGCCGAAAAGACGGCGTTGCTGGCCGCGCTCGATGGACGTCACGTCAAGGCCGGTCCGGCAGGCGCGCCCGCGCGTGGCCGCTCCGATGTGCTGCCCACCGGCCGCAATTTGTTCACCTCGGACCCGCGCACCATGCCGACGCCGACCGCCTATGATCTGGGCAAGGTCGCGGCGGAAGAGGTCGTGCGCGGCTATATGCAATCGCATGGCGACTGGCCACGCTCGCTGGTCATCGACCTCTGGGGCTCAGCCTCGCTGCGCACCGGCGGCGAGGAGATCGCGCAAGGCCTGGCGCTGATGGGCTGCCGGCCGCAATGGGACGCCGCCACCGGCCGCATCACCGGCATCGAAGTACTGCCGCCGGCCACGCTTGGCCGCCCGCGCGTCGATGTCACCTGGCGCATTTCGGGCCTGTTCCGCGACATGTTCCCGACCCAGATCGCGCTGATCGATGCCGCTGCCAATGCCGTTGCCGCCCGCGACGAGGACGATTCGGAAAACCCGCTCGCGGCCAAAACCCGCGCCGACGGCAAGATCAGCCCGCGCATCTTCGGCACCTCGCCCGGCACTTACGGTGCCGGCGTCGAGGATCTCCTGTCCCGTGGCGACTGGCGCGCGCGCGAAGAGATCGGCCGCGCCTATCTCGACGCCACCTCGCATGCCTATGGCGGCGCCGAGGGCGAAGGCATCGCCTCCCCCGGCGCCTTTGAAACCCGCATCGCCGAGGCCGACCTTCTCGTCCACACCGGCGACGATCCTGGCCGCGATATCCTGGAAGGCTCTGCCGACGTCGCTTTCATCGGCGGCTTTTCGGCCGCTCTTGCGGCGCTGGGCCGGAATGCCGACGTCATCGTGCTCGACACCACGGATCCGCAAAAGCCCAAGCCACGCTCGGTCAGCGAAGCCGTATCGCGGGTGGTGCGGGCGCGCGCGGTCAATGCTCGCTTCATCGCTGGCCAGATGCGCCACGGCCCGCGCGGCGCCTCCGAATTCGCCGAGACGGTCGACCGGCTGGTCGGCTTCGCCGAAACCACCCATGCCATATCGGGTTCGCTGATCGAGGCCGTGCACGACGCCTATGTCGGCGATCCCCTGGTCCGCGCCTTCATCCTGCGCGAGAACCCGGCGGCCGCGAAAGTCATTGCCGAGCGTTTCCTGTCGGCGCGTCGGCGCGGCCTCTGGCATCCCCTGCGCAATTCCATCGACGACGATCTTGCAGCGCTGATTGCCGAGGCCGAGGCGCTCGGGGTGGCGGCATGA
- the cobW gene encoding cobalamin biosynthesis protein CobW — MSAPNPAGNLSRVPCTVVTGFLGAGKTTLVRHLLENAGGKRIAIIVNEFGDIGIDGEILKGCGIDTCPEENIVELANGCICCTVADDFVPALDKILSLTPKVDHILIETSGLALPKPLVQAFQWPSVKSRVTVDGVIAVVDGPALAEGRVANDMDALQAQRAQDDSLDHDDPVEEVFEDQIACADLIILSKSDLMDAAGSARANAIINEHSARAVKIVPTSHGKVDPSVLLGLGLAVEDDIENRKSHHDGAFDHEHDDFDTFIVDIPSIANPDELAKRVATAAEQENVLRVKGFVEVGGKPMRLLLQAVGPRVNHYYDRAWTAEDDRRSRLVVIGLKGLNRPAIEAILAG; from the coding sequence ATGAGCGCTCCAAATCCGGCCGGCAATCTCTCCCGAGTACCCTGCACCGTTGTCACCGGCTTCCTCGGCGCCGGCAAGACCACGCTGGTCCGCCATCTCCTGGAAAACGCCGGCGGCAAGCGTATCGCGATCATCGTCAACGAGTTCGGCGACATCGGCATCGACGGCGAGATCCTGAAGGGCTGCGGCATCGACACCTGCCCGGAGGAAAACATAGTCGAACTGGCCAATGGCTGCATCTGCTGCACCGTCGCCGACGATTTCGTGCCGGCGCTGGACAAGATCCTGTCGCTGACGCCGAAAGTCGACCATATCCTGATCGAGACGTCCGGCCTGGCCCTGCCCAAGCCGCTTGTCCAGGCCTTCCAGTGGCCGTCGGTAAAGAGCCGCGTAACCGTCGACGGCGTCATCGCCGTGGTCGACGGCCCCGCGCTGGCCGAAGGCCGCGTCGCCAACGACATGGACGCCCTGCAGGCGCAGCGTGCTCAGGACGACAGCCTCGACCATGACGACCCGGTCGAGGAAGTGTTCGAGGATCAGATCGCCTGCGCCGACCTGATCATCCTGTCGAAGAGCGACCTGATGGACGCCGCCGGTTCGGCCCGCGCCAATGCCATCATCAATGAACATTCCGCCCGCGCGGTAAAAATCGTGCCGACATCGCATGGCAAGGTCGATCCCTCCGTGCTGCTCGGCCTCGGGCTCGCCGTCGAGGACGACATCGAGAACCGCAAGTCCCATCATGACGGCGCCTTCGACCACGAGCATGACGACTTCGACACCTTCATCGTCGACATTCCCTCGATCGCCAATCCCGACGAACTGGCAAAGCGCGTCGCCACCGCCGCCGAACAGGAAAACGTGCTGCGCGTGAAGGGTTTCGTCGAAGTCGGCGGCAAGCCGATGCGGCTTTTGCTGCAGGCCGTCGGCCCGCGCGTCAATCACTACTATGACCGCGCCTGGACGGCCGAGGACGATCGCCGCTCGCGTCTCGTCGTCATCGGCCTGAAGGGGCTGAACCGCCCGGCAATCGAAGCTATACTCGCCGGCTGA
- a CDS encoding DUF1636 family protein, translating to MDQNSSFSAGTADNASGDSEALAGVTVIVCASCRNEAGSDAHPRAGELLAEDTRRAAAADNIRVRTVECLGNCKRRLSAAILRDGCWSYVFGDLTLTSGPDLITGAKLFATSTDGLIPWRGRPDSLKRGLVARIPPLDMLKDQP from the coding sequence TTGGACCAGAACAGCAGTTTTTCGGCTGGCACAGCGGACAATGCGTCCGGCGACAGTGAAGCCTTGGCCGGCGTCACCGTCATCGTCTGCGCCTCCTGCCGCAATGAGGCCGGCTCCGACGCGCATCCCCGCGCCGGCGAACTTTTGGCCGAAGATACGCGCCGCGCCGCAGCGGCCGACAATATCCGCGTCCGCACGGTCGAATGTCTCGGCAATTGCAAGCGCCGGCTCAGCGCCGCGATCCTGCGCGATGGCTGCTGGAGCTATGTCTTCGGCGACCTGACCTTGACCAGCGGCCCCGACCTTATCACCGGCGCAAAACTCTTCGCCACCTCGACCGACGGCCTCATCCCATGGCGCGGCCGGCCTGATTCCCTCAAGCGCGGCCTCGTGGCGCGTATTCCACCTCTCGACATGCTGAAGGACCAACCATGA
- a CDS encoding DUF6348 family protein — protein sequence MMASQQVLDLIHEALIAHGIKAVRGQYDVRLELEDLRFEAEIFNRGQQDSTHRLVVEIYIFSPLLETQPAIESFVGMGSTREEATFQAFGKFLIGVFHVLIEGLAHHVCENMQAEIEFWRRNDAGWKVFGGPVITQAAAESTLNQAYPAFYARLERLFAANVRPGSHFVRIFLASHDGAMVGHEVVLDNETWPEGQELLVGQDWHHGDGYQAVRQVILALPEERPVALSRWAQLGKKILRR from the coding sequence ATGATGGCATCGCAACAAGTTCTCGACCTGATCCACGAAGCGCTTATCGCGCATGGGATCAAAGCCGTACGTGGACAGTACGACGTCCGGCTTGAACTGGAGGACCTGCGCTTCGAAGCCGAGATTTTCAACAGGGGGCAACAAGACTCTACCCACAGATTGGTCGTCGAGATCTACATCTTCTCGCCCCTGCTGGAGACTCAGCCAGCCATCGAATCGTTTGTCGGCATGGGCAGCACGCGCGAAGAAGCGACATTCCAGGCATTCGGAAAGTTCCTGATCGGCGTATTTCATGTGCTGATCGAGGGCCTCGCGCATCATGTCTGCGAGAACATGCAAGCCGAAATCGAGTTCTGGCGTCGGAATGATGCCGGTTGGAAGGTCTTTGGCGGACCTGTGATCACCCAGGCTGCGGCAGAATCCACGCTCAACCAAGCATATCCGGCGTTCTATGCCCGTTTGGAAAGACTGTTCGCGGCCAATGTTCGCCCCGGCAGTCATTTTGTGCGGATATTCCTGGCGAGCCATGACGGAGCAATGGTCGGTCACGAAGTTGTCCTGGACAACGAAACATGGCCGGAAGGCCAGGAGCTTCTCGTTGGCCAGGATTGGCATCACGGCGATGGCTACCAGGCAGTGCGCCAAGTCATTCTTGCGTTACCAGAAGAGAGACCGGTTGCGCTGAGCCGTTGGGCGCAGCTGGGCAAGAAAATCCTGCGGCGCTGA
- a CDS encoding winged helix-turn-helix domain-containing protein — protein MKEKISLPMARRIALAAQGFLDPRPSGTPDRRHFARVLSRTGLLQIDSVSAVVRAHYMPLYSRLGPYPLALLDNAAVTRKRTVFEYWAHEASFLPVETYPLMRWRMQRAEQGDEMYLGLAKWGREHAAYIEEIYREVVARGPIAASALEGQKGSGGWWGWSHAKHAFEWLFWAGRITTAHRRGFERFYDLPERVLPQAILDLPVPAAEDAHRELLRISARAHGIATSGDLRDYFRLSPADMKGRLEELVETGELIPVRVEGWDKPAYLHKDARLPRKIEARALLAPFDPVVFERSRSERLFKFHYRIEIYTPAEKRQYGYYVLPFLLGDKIVARVDLRADRPGSILRVHAAYPELGAPPETAAQLFEELEQMQGWLGLERMEVTPAGDLGPALLDAFNSQSRS, from the coding sequence ATGAAGGAAAAGATCTCGCTCCCCATGGCCCGGCGCATCGCGCTCGCCGCTCAAGGGTTTCTCGATCCCCGGCCAAGTGGCACGCCCGACCGCCGCCACTTCGCCCGGGTGCTCTCCCGCACCGGCCTGCTGCAGATCGATTCCGTCAGCGCGGTGGTACGCGCTCACTACATGCCGCTCTATTCGCGGCTTGGCCCCTACCCGCTCGCTCTGCTCGACAATGCCGCCGTCACCCGCAAGCGCACGGTCTTTGAATACTGGGCGCATGAGGCTTCGTTCCTGCCGGTCGAAACCTACCCGCTGATGCGCTGGCGCATGCAGCGCGCCGAGCAGGGTGATGAAATGTATCTCGGCCTGGCCAAATGGGGTCGCGAGCACGCCGCCTATATAGAAGAGATCTACCGCGAGGTCGTCGCACGCGGCCCGATCGCCGCTTCCGCGTTGGAAGGCCAGAAAGGTTCGGGCGGCTGGTGGGGCTGGAGCCACGCCAAGCACGCCTTCGAATGGCTGTTCTGGGCCGGTCGCATCACCACCGCGCATCGCCGCGGCTTCGAGCGCTTCTACGACCTGCCGGAACGCGTTCTGCCTCAGGCGATCCTCGACCTGCCGGTGCCGGCTGCAGAGGACGCGCACCGCGAATTGCTGCGCATCTCGGCCCGCGCCCACGGCATCGCGACATCAGGCGATTTGCGCGACTATTTTCGACTTTCGCCGGCCGACATGAAGGGGCGGTTGGAGGAATTGGTCGAGACCGGCGAGTTGATCCCGGTGCGCGTCGAAGGCTGGGACAAGCCGGCTTATCTTCACAAGGACGCCCGCCTGCCCCGGAAAATCGAGGCTCGTGCCTTGCTGGCGCCCTTCGACCCGGTCGTCTTCGAACGGTCGCGGTCGGAACGGCTCTTCAAGTTCCACTATCGCATCGAAATCTACACGCCCGCCGAAAAGCGCCAATACGGCTATTACGTCCTGCCCTTCCTGCTCGGCGACAAGATCGTGGCACGAGTCGACCTCAGGGCCGACCGACCGGGGAGCATTCTGCGCGTCCATGCCGCCTACCCCGAACTCGGCGCACCGCCTGAGACCGCTGCTCAGCTCTTCGAGGAATTGGAGCAGATGCAGGGCTGGCTTGGCCTTGAACGCATGGAAGTGACGCCTGCCGGCGATCTAGGCCCGGCGCTGCTGGATGCGTTCAACAGCCAGAGCCGCTCTTGA
- a CDS encoding NADH-quinone oxidoreductase subunit A codes for MNALLSSYLPIVLFIGVALVVGLALLAAPFLVAYRNPDPEKLSAYECGFNSFDDARMKFDIRFYLVSILFIIFDLEVAFLFPWAVSFSKIGMLGFWSMMVFLAVLTIGFAYEWKKGALEWD; via the coding sequence ATGAACGCACTTCTCAGTTCGTACCTGCCCATCGTCCTGTTCATCGGCGTGGCGCTGGTCGTCGGCCTGGCGCTGCTGGCCGCACCGTTCCTGGTGGCGTACCGCAACCCCGATCCCGAAAAGCTTTCCGCCTACGAGTGCGGTTTCAACTCGTTCGATGACGCCCGCATGAAATTCGACATCCGCTTCTACCTGGTGTCGATCCTGTTCATCATCTTCGATCTGGAAGTGGCCTTCCTGTTTCCCTGGGCCGTCTCCTTCTCGAAGATCGGCATGCTTGGTTTCTGGTCGATGATGGTGTTTTTGGCAGTGCTGACCATCGGCTTTGCCTATGAATGGAAAAAAGGAGCGCTGGAATGGGATTGA
- a CDS encoding NuoB/complex I 20 kDa subunit family protein: protein MGLNDSSGTLVAPKPKGLIDPNTGRPVGEDDPFFLEINNELADKGFLVTSTEALITWARSGSLMFMTFGLACCAVEMIHTSMPRYDSERFGVAPRASPRQSDIMIVAGTLTNKMAPALRKVYDQMPEPRYVISMGSCANGGGYYHYSYSVVRGCDRVVPVDIYVPGCPPSAEALLYGILLLQKKIRRTGTIER, encoded by the coding sequence ATGGGATTGAACGACAGTTCAGGTACCCTCGTCGCGCCGAAGCCCAAGGGCCTCATCGATCCCAACACCGGCCGGCCGGTGGGGGAGGACGATCCCTTCTTCCTCGAAATCAACAATGAGCTTGCCGACAAGGGCTTTCTGGTCACCTCGACCGAGGCGCTGATAACCTGGGCGCGCAGCGGCTCGCTGATGTTCATGACCTTTGGTCTGGCGTGCTGCGCCGTCGAGATGATCCACACCTCGATGCCGCGCTACGATTCGGAGCGGTTCGGTGTCGCGCCGCGCGCGTCGCCGCGCCAGTCCGACATCATGATCGTCGCCGGCACGCTGACCAACAAGATGGCGCCGGCGCTGCGCAAGGTCTACGACCAGATGCCGGAACCGCGCTACGTCATCTCGATGGGCTCCTGCGCCAATGGCGGCGGCTACTACCACTATTCCTATTCGGTGGTGCGCGGCTGCGACCGTGTGGTGCCGGTCGACATCTATGTCCCCGGCTGCCCGCCGAGCGCCGAAGCCCTGCTCTACGGCATTCTTCTCTTGCAGAAGAAGATCCGCCGCACCGGCACGATCGAACGGTAA